From Psychrobacillus sp. FSL K6-2836, a single genomic window includes:
- a CDS encoding EutP/PduV family microcompartment system protein yields the protein MKNRAMLIGAIGAGKSTLTNSLLGKIVPAIKTQTLVYYDWIVDTPGEYTENPFFYKNIMATALEVTHIFYLQDATNGKMIFPPGFSMGFSKLPIGVITKSDHPDANIERSIEMIRSVISFGPIVITSSVNGTGMEHLKALVDMDDMASMKNYVENKQDDYLLFTNDLYS from the coding sequence ATGAAAAATAGAGCAATGCTCATTGGTGCAATTGGAGCAGGTAAGTCGACACTGACTAACTCTTTGCTAGGAAAAATTGTTCCTGCTATTAAAACACAAACATTGGTCTATTATGATTGGATTGTGGATACCCCTGGAGAATACACGGAAAATCCGTTCTTTTACAAAAATATTATGGCGACTGCTTTAGAAGTAACACATATTTTTTATTTGCAGGATGCAACAAATGGGAAAATGATATTTCCTCCAGGATTTAGCATGGGGTTTTCTAAACTACCTATTGGTGTAATAACTAAAAGTGATCATCCAGATGCAAATATCGAACGCTCGATCGAAATGATTCGTTCCGTCATTTCATTTGGTCCAATTGTTATCACTTCTTCAGTCAACGGGACAGGAATGGAACATTTAAAAGCATTAGTGGATATGGATGATATGGCATCGATGAAAAACTATGTGGAAAACAAACAAGATGATTATCTATTATTTACAAACGACCTTTACAGTTAA
- a CDS encoding ethanolamine ammonia-lyase reactivating factor EutA, with protein MINFNQKMETIISAGIDIGTSTTKLIISRFSLMNTAGTTHVPRIEIVDKEIIYKSPIFRTPLKDASTILVSEIEKIIRSEYANAGIKPNQIETGAVIITGETATKQNAKEMLHYLSDEVGDFLVATAGPDLEGIIAAKGSGAYEYSARSKKVIANIDIGGGTANIAVYKDRELLGTCTMHIGGRLIEFEDEKIKSISPPVQRLLESQGISLHVGDSKASSEIQLVVKFMTESLSRILKNEVNQIDQILLLGHSPNWKEAVDTIVLSGGIAECVYNHEVNGKQIAQYDDIGQELARELQRNENLRSFTWFEPIETVRATVLGAGTQTTEISGATIQVSPSDLPLKNVPVYSFNFHSNLQQGLAEFDDEIRKAIDMYDATREGQNFALYISELPYMGFRDIQKLSEAIIRVMEKRPDPSLPIVLVLQTDHAKVIGQTLLAMRVRQSVICIDQVSVDHGDYMDIGKALNSGVVPVVVKTLTFHSS; from the coding sequence TTGATCAATTTCAATCAAAAAATGGAAACGATTATTAGTGCTGGAATTGACATAGGTACAAGTACGACAAAGCTTATTATTAGTCGCTTTTCCTTAATGAATACCGCCGGAACAACTCATGTACCGAGAATTGAGATTGTTGATAAGGAAATTATATATAAAAGCCCTATCTTTAGAACTCCTTTAAAGGATGCTTCCACTATTCTTGTCTCAGAAATAGAGAAAATTATTCGTTCTGAGTACGCAAATGCTGGTATCAAACCAAATCAAATTGAAACAGGTGCTGTAATTATCACAGGTGAAACGGCAACGAAACAAAATGCGAAAGAGATGTTGCACTACCTTTCGGATGAAGTTGGAGATTTTTTAGTAGCCACGGCAGGTCCAGATTTAGAGGGTATTATCGCAGCAAAAGGTTCTGGTGCATATGAATATTCTGCTCGTTCCAAAAAAGTAATTGCGAATATTGATATAGGTGGTGGAACTGCGAATATTGCTGTCTACAAAGATAGGGAACTCCTTGGTACGTGTACGATGCATATTGGTGGAAGATTAATAGAATTTGAGGATGAAAAGATAAAATCTATTTCTCCTCCTGTACAAAGGTTACTAGAATCACAGGGAATATCTTTGCATGTAGGAGATTCAAAGGCATCATCCGAAATTCAATTAGTAGTAAAGTTTATGACAGAATCGCTTAGTCGAATATTAAAAAATGAAGTAAATCAAATAGATCAGATACTTTTACTTGGACACTCGCCTAACTGGAAAGAAGCAGTCGATACCATCGTGCTTTCAGGGGGAATAGCTGAATGTGTTTATAACCATGAAGTCAATGGTAAGCAGATAGCTCAATATGACGATATTGGTCAAGAACTTGCAAGGGAATTACAAAGAAATGAGAATCTACGAAGCTTTACTTGGTTTGAACCTATCGAAACAGTGCGTGCTACGGTGCTAGGAGCTGGAACTCAAACGACGGAAATTAGTGGAGCAACAATACAGGTGTCTCCAAGTGATTTACCTTTAAAAAATGTACCTGTATATAGTTTTAACTTTCATTCGAATTTGCAACAGGGTTTAGCAGAATTTGATGATGAGATTAGAAAAGCTATAGATATGTATGATGCAACGAGAGAGGGACAAAACTTTGCATTGTATATCTCTGAGCTGCCTTACATGGGATTTCGAGATATACAAAAACTATCCGAAGCCATAATACGAGTGATGGAAAAACGTCCGGATCCATCACTGCCTATTGTACTCGTTTTACAGACAGACCATGCAAAGGTAATCGGTCAAACACTGCTAGCTATGCGTGTTCGCCAAAGTGTTATATGTATTGATCAAGTAAGTGTCGATCATGGCGACTATATGGATATCGGAAAAGCACTCAACTCGGGCGTTGTACCAGTTGTAGTGAAAACCTTAACATTCCACTCGTCGTAA
- a CDS encoding ethanolamine ammonia-lyase subunit EutB, translating to MNFKTILGGISYIFQDLKEVMAKANEEKSGDRLAGVAADTVQERIAAKSVLSEILLSDIRNHPLIPIEEDEVSRIIEGDLNEKIYGEIKNWSVAELREYILSNEVGDRELKRISKGLNSEMIAAVAKLMSNLDLVHAANKIEILSTCNITIGQKGTISSRLQPNHPTDSVDGMLASLKDGLSYGIGDAVIGINPVDDSVESVKRLLHATHGFINDWKIPSQNCVLAHVTTQMKAIEQGAPADMIFQSIAGTEVANRSFGISAELIKEARDLALKQGTGTGPQVMYFETGQGSELSAEAHFGIDQMTLESRNYGFARHFDPFIVNTVVGFIGPEYLYNSKQVIRAGLEDHFMGKMHGIPMGVDICYTNHIKADQNDIEDLGVLLTAAGVNFIIATPMGDDCMLNYQSMSYHDVATLLQTFGKTPAPEFLKWLEKMGIYENGRLSNRAGDPSLFTR from the coding sequence GTGAATTTTAAAACAATTTTAGGTGGTATTAGCTATATCTTTCAAGACCTGAAGGAAGTAATGGCAAAAGCAAATGAAGAAAAATCAGGTGACCGCCTAGCGGGTGTAGCCGCAGATACAGTACAGGAACGGATTGCTGCAAAATCGGTACTTAGTGAAATCTTACTAAGTGACATACGAAATCATCCTTTAATACCTATAGAAGAAGATGAGGTATCTCGAATAATTGAAGGAGATTTAAATGAAAAAATTTACGGTGAAATAAAAAATTGGAGTGTCGCTGAGTTAAGAGAATACATTTTAAGCAACGAAGTAGGTGACCGAGAACTAAAAAGAATTAGTAAAGGACTAAACTCTGAAATGATTGCGGCAGTAGCTAAACTAATGTCCAATCTCGATTTAGTACACGCAGCCAATAAGATTGAAATTTTATCCACTTGTAATATTACAATTGGTCAAAAAGGAACAATTTCATCTCGTTTACAGCCAAACCACCCTACGGATAGTGTGGATGGAATGCTTGCTTCACTGAAGGACGGTCTATCGTATGGAATTGGAGATGCAGTAATTGGGATAAACCCAGTAGACGATTCGGTTGAAAGTGTAAAGCGATTACTGCATGCTACACACGGTTTTATTAACGATTGGAAAATCCCATCACAGAACTGTGTTCTAGCGCATGTTACAACACAGATGAAAGCAATTGAACAAGGTGCTCCAGCAGATATGATTTTCCAAAGTATAGCGGGAACAGAAGTTGCGAATCGTTCATTCGGAATATCTGCAGAACTTATTAAAGAAGCACGTGATTTAGCTCTCAAACAAGGTACTGGAACTGGTCCACAGGTGATGTATTTTGAAACTGGGCAAGGATCTGAGCTTTCGGCAGAAGCACATTTTGGTATTGACCAAATGACATTAGAATCTCGTAACTATGGATTTGCTCGACATTTTGATCCCTTTATCGTGAATACTGTTGTAGGGTTCATAGGACCAGAGTATTTGTATAACAGTAAGCAAGTAATACGAGCTGGTCTAGAGGATCACTTTATGGGGAAAATGCATGGTATACCTATGGGTGTAGATATCTGTTATACAAACCATATTAAAGCAGATCAGAATGATATTGAGGATTTGGGTGTTCTTTTAACGGCAGCTGGTGTGAATTTTATTATTGCAACTCCTATGGGAGACGATTGTATGTTGAATTATCAATCGATGAGTTATCACGATGTTGCTACTCTACTACAAACCTTTGGCAAAACACCTGCTCCAGAGTTTTTAAAATGGTTAGAGAAGATGGGAATTTATGAGAATGGTCGGTTGAGTAATCGAGCAGGAGACCCTAGTCTATTCACACGTTAG
- the eutC gene encoding ethanolamine ammonia-lyase subunit EutC gives MNEQLIKQITKMVVEKLQMNEVQEQQNINLYPDNPRGSLTETNISTEPVGEVKFYPSHETTRNLDNVNIQMRSEQASKEDEKEKYFTELRKKTPARIAVGRAGTRPKTNTWLQFRFDHAAAVDAVYGEVPKEILERLNFFQVHTRVLDKEEYIRRPDLGRRLSDDSKKIVLDKCQHSPKVQIVASNGLSAKALEENLEDVYLSLEQSLKNLNIEIGTTFYVDKGRVALMDEIGDLLQPEIVIILIGERPGLVSAESLSAYICYKPRIGTIEADRMVVSNIHKGGIPSVEAGAYLGTLIQKILKFEASGVSLVRKEG, from the coding sequence GTGAATGAACAATTGATTAAACAAATTACAAAAATGGTTGTTGAAAAACTCCAGATGAACGAAGTGCAGGAGCAGCAAAATATAAATCTATATCCAGATAACCCAAGAGGGAGTTTAACAGAAACAAATATTTCAACGGAACCCGTTGGAGAAGTAAAATTTTATCCCTCTCACGAGACGACTCGAAATCTAGATAATGTAAATATACAAATGAGAAGTGAACAAGCTTCAAAAGAAGACGAAAAAGAAAAGTACTTTACAGAATTACGCAAGAAAACTCCCGCTAGAATTGCAGTTGGTAGGGCAGGGACCAGGCCTAAAACAAATACTTGGCTGCAATTTCGTTTTGACCATGCAGCAGCTGTAGATGCTGTTTATGGAGAGGTACCTAAGGAAATATTAGAACGTTTAAATTTCTTTCAAGTACATACGAGAGTGCTTGACAAAGAAGAATATATTCGACGTCCAGATTTAGGTAGAAGACTTTCCGATGACTCTAAAAAAATTGTTTTGGATAAATGCCAACACTCTCCAAAAGTTCAGATTGTTGCATCGAATGGACTAAGTGCGAAGGCGCTTGAAGAAAATTTGGAAGATGTCTATTTAAGTCTTGAGCAGTCCCTAAAAAACTTGAATATAGAAATAGGCACTACTTTTTATGTAGACAAAGGCAGGGTAGCTTTGATGGATGAGATTGGAGACTTACTGCAGCCTGAAATCGTAATTATCTTGATAGGGGAAAGACCAGGACTTGTATCCGCAGAATCGCTAAGTGCTTATATCTGCTATAAGCCTAGAATTGGCACGATTGAAGCGGATCGAATGGTCGTCTCTAATATCCATAAAGGTGGCATACCATCAGTGGAGGCAGGGGCATATTTAGGAACACTTATACAAAAAATATTGAAGTTTGAAGCGAGTGGAGTTTCATTAGTGAGAAAAGAAGGATAG
- the eutL gene encoding ethanolamine utilization microcompartment protein EutL translates to MKKIFADILSMQVIPNVDAGLAEKLNLKPYQRSLGLFTTTIDDVGYTAADEATKKSVVEVVYAKSFYAGAAHASGPLSGEFIGIIAGPSPEEVKSGLDSIRITIENDAFFEAINEDENHALYAKVISSCGSYLAQVAGVQEGSSLAYLIAPPIEAIVGLDAALKAADVQVKELFTPPSETNFGGGLVEGSQSSCQAAADAFREAILNMAKRPLDY, encoded by the coding sequence GTGAAAAAAATATTTGCAGATATTTTATCGATGCAAGTTATACCAAATGTAGATGCTGGTCTGGCTGAAAAACTCAACTTAAAGCCTTATCAAAGAAGTCTAGGGTTGTTTACAACGACTATTGATGATGTTGGATATACAGCTGCTGATGAAGCAACGAAAAAGTCTGTTGTAGAAGTAGTATATGCCAAAAGCTTCTATGCAGGAGCAGCACATGCATCAGGTCCTCTTTCGGGAGAATTTATCGGAATTATAGCAGGTCCTTCTCCAGAAGAAGTTAAAAGTGGGTTAGACTCTATTCGAATTACCATTGAAAATGATGCATTTTTTGAAGCAATAAACGAGGATGAAAATCATGCTCTATATGCAAAAGTTATTTCAAGTTGTGGAAGCTATTTAGCGCAGGTAGCTGGGGTGCAGGAAGGAAGCTCCCTTGCTTATTTAATCGCACCACCTATAGAGGCAATTGTTGGACTAGACGCAGCTTTGAAAGCGGCGGATGTTCAAGTAAAGGAGCTTTTTACACCACCTTCTGAAACCAACTTTGGAGGCGGGTTGGTTGAAGGAAGCCAATCTTCTTGTCAAGCTGCTGCGGATGCATTTCGAGAGGCCATTTTAAATATGGCTAAACGACCATTAGATTATTAG
- a CDS encoding aldehyde dehydrogenase family protein: protein MVSVIDTDLLALQEMRTAVKSANAAQKVYMKFSQDQVDQVVKAVANAAFAESARLGVMAVEETGMGVAEHKKIKNEVGSRDVYESIKNLKTVGIVGEDKANKVIEIAAPFGTIAGIIPTTNPTSTAFFKTLIALKTRNAIVVSPHPYAVKCTQEALRVCEEAAVTAGAPRGLVQCLTMSSMEATQQLMKHPDINLILATGGGALVKAAYSSGKPAYGVGPGNVPVYIERTAKIEKAIENIVNSKSFDYGTICATEQSIVVDRNVAELVTRALKKNGAYILSDEEKQVMEKVISPVPGKVNPKIVGKSPQAIADLAGISLPIDTRIIVGLETKVGKEVPFSLEKLSPIFAMYVATDINHAKELCLSLLELGGMGHSLSLHTETDEVAREFAIEMPVSRILVNTMSSVGAVGGTTGLMPSMTLGCGTFGGNITSDNVTAKHLLNIKRMAYGIKEVNLTSPKVFKNKINNSPDDVTDQVVESVLQSLGSSDKVNPKIVKDLVSEIVNKLSK from the coding sequence ATGGTTAGCGTCATAGATACGGACTTATTGGCGTTACAGGAAATGAGAACTGCCGTCAAAAGTGCAAATGCAGCCCAAAAAGTTTATATGAAATTTTCTCAAGATCAGGTTGATCAAGTTGTTAAAGCCGTAGCAAATGCTGCTTTTGCTGAATCGGCAAGACTTGGGGTTATGGCTGTGGAAGAGACAGGTATGGGAGTTGCAGAGCATAAAAAAATAAAAAATGAAGTCGGTTCTCGTGACGTGTATGAAAGTATAAAAAATTTAAAAACAGTTGGAATAGTTGGGGAGGATAAAGCGAATAAAGTAATTGAAATTGCAGCGCCATTCGGAACTATAGCGGGAATTATTCCTACTACAAACCCTACATCAACTGCTTTTTTTAAAACGCTTATTGCATTGAAAACAAGAAATGCAATTGTAGTAAGTCCACATCCTTATGCAGTGAAGTGCACGCAAGAAGCATTGAGAGTGTGTGAGGAAGCAGCAGTAACTGCAGGTGCTCCGCGAGGTTTAGTTCAATGCTTGACGATGTCTTCTATGGAAGCTACGCAACAACTAATGAAACATCCTGATATCAACCTTATTTTGGCTACAGGGGGAGGGGCATTAGTAAAAGCTGCATACAGCTCTGGGAAACCGGCTTACGGAGTAGGACCAGGAAATGTTCCAGTATACATTGAGCGCACGGCAAAGATTGAAAAAGCTATAGAGAACATTGTTAATAGCAAGTCCTTTGACTATGGCACTATTTGTGCAACTGAACAGTCTATTGTAGTGGATCGAAATGTTGCAGAGTTAGTGACAAGAGCGCTTAAGAAAAATGGTGCTTACATATTGTCAGATGAGGAAAAGCAAGTGATGGAAAAAGTGATTTCACCAGTTCCGGGTAAAGTAAATCCAAAAATTGTTGGGAAAAGTCCTCAAGCAATTGCTGACCTTGCCGGCATTTCTTTACCAATAGATACACGCATTATTGTTGGATTAGAGACGAAGGTAGGCAAGGAGGTACCGTTTTCACTTGAGAAATTATCACCTATATTTGCAATGTATGTAGCTACAGATATTAACCATGCAAAAGAGCTTTGTTTGTCTCTTTTAGAGCTTGGAGGCATGGGGCACAGCCTCTCCCTTCACACAGAAACGGATGAAGTAGCTCGTGAGTTTGCGATAGAAATGCCAGTGTCTCGAATTCTAGTCAATACGATGTCCTCAGTGGGAGCGGTAGGTGGAACTACAGGTTTAATGCCATCTATGACCCTGGGATGCGGTACGTTTGGCGGAAACATAACTTCCGACAATGTGACTGCTAAGCATCTTTTGAATATTAAAAGAATGGCTTACGGTATTAAAGAAGTAAATCTCACCTCACCTAAAGTTTTTAAAAATAAAATAAATAATAGTCCAGACGATGTAACAGATCAAGTGGTAGAAAGTGTATTGCAGTCATTGGGTTCTAGTGACAAAGTCAATCCTAAAATAGTGAAAGACTTAGTCAGCGAAATAGTAAACAAATTATCTAAATAA
- a CDS encoding BMC domain-containing protein, translating to MSREGTALGMVETKGLVGAIEAADAMVKAASVNLVGKVHVGGGIVTVLVRGDVGAVKAATDAGAAAAQRVGELLSVHVIPRPHNELEMILPKLEN from the coding sequence ATGTCAAGAGAAGGTACAGCATTAGGAATGGTAGAAACAAAAGGATTAGTTGGAGCAATTGAGGCAGCAGATGCAATGGTAAAGGCTGCTAGTGTAAATCTCGTTGGGAAAGTACATGTCGGTGGAGGTATCGTAACTGTATTGGTCAGAGGAGACGTTGGTGCTGTAAAAGCTGCAACGGATGCAGGCGCGGCGGCAGCACAACGAGTAGGAGAATTATTATCTGTCCATGTTATTCCAAGACCTCATAACGAATTAGAAATGATTTTACCAAAATTAGAAAACTAA
- the pduL gene encoding phosphate propanoyltransferase, producing the protein MNQQLIERIVGEVLTQLEKAEAIPPNDLIPIAVSARHVHLSSHHVEALFGKGYELTIRAELSQPGQFASNETVVIAGPKGSIERVRVLGPARSMTQAEVSWTDAMKLGVSPPLRESGDIGGSGAFTIIGPKGSLFLEEGLIIAQAHIHMTSKDAAHFGVQNGDYVTVETDGIRPIAYRQVKVRVSERYRLEMHIDTDEANAGLISKGALGHLIKSEVSSVNVQKVAPEIVTKSKVDSPLIYPKKLLSKDDVKELNVQEVILEKGTIVTALARDTVRELGISVSYRK; encoded by the coding sequence ATGAATCAGCAATTGATTGAAAGAATTGTCGGAGAAGTTTTGACTCAACTTGAAAAAGCTGAAGCAATACCTCCAAACGATTTAATCCCAATCGCTGTTTCTGCTCGACACGTTCATCTGTCGTCACACCATGTGGAAGCATTATTTGGTAAAGGGTATGAACTAACCATAAGGGCAGAACTTTCTCAGCCTGGTCAATTTGCCTCCAATGAAACAGTTGTCATTGCAGGACCTAAAGGAAGTATCGAACGAGTTAGAGTTCTTGGTCCTGCACGGTCTATGACGCAAGCAGAGGTAAGCTGGACAGATGCGATGAAGTTGGGAGTGAGTCCTCCACTACGTGAATCAGGAGATATTGGAGGATCTGGAGCTTTTACGATAATTGGACCCAAAGGAAGTCTTTTTCTAGAAGAAGGTCTAATTATCGCACAAGCACATATTCATATGACGTCTAAGGATGCAGCTCATTTTGGTGTTCAAAATGGTGACTACGTAACAGTAGAAACAGATGGAATACGACCAATAGCATATCGACAAGTAAAAGTCCGTGTTTCCGAAAGATACCGTTTAGAAATGCATATTGATACGGATGAGGCTAATGCAGGTCTTATATCAAAAGGTGCACTTGGACATTTGATAAAGTCTGAAGTGAGTTCAGTGAATGTACAAAAGGTAGCTCCGGAAATCGTAACAAAAAGTAAGGTAGATTCTCCTTTAATCTACCCCAAAAAATTGCTCTCTAAGGATGATGTGAAAGAATTGAACGTACAAGAAGTAATACTTGAAAAAGGAACGATTGTAACTGCGCTTGCACGCGATACAGTAAGAGAGCTTGGTATATCCGTTTCATATAGAAAATAG
- a CDS encoding EutN/CcmL family microcompartment protein: MQLGKVIGNVWATRKEEGLQGLKLLIVQPVDVQGKPVRTQFVAADRIGAGIGDDVLVTSGGSSRYIMRENPIPIDAVIIGIIDSTEVERGENNESSNRDD, translated from the coding sequence ATGCAACTAGGAAAGGTTATCGGGAACGTTTGGGCTACTCGTAAAGAGGAAGGATTACAAGGGTTAAAGCTACTCATTGTCCAACCGGTTGATGTACAAGGAAAACCGGTAAGAACTCAGTTTGTTGCAGCCGACAGAATCGGAGCAGGTATTGGTGATGACGTTCTTGTCACGAGTGGAGGGTCATCTCGTTATATTATGCGAGAGAATCCGATTCCGATTGATGCGGTAATCATCGGTATAATTGATTCGACAGAAGTAGAAAGAGGTGAAAACAATGAGTCAAGCAATAGGGATGATTGA
- a CDS encoding BMC domain-containing protein yields the protein MSQAIGMIETMGLVGSIEAADAMIKSANVTLIKQEMIDGGIVTVVVQGDVGAVQAAVDAGQEAAKRVGQLLGAHVIPRPDQSVYDMIEPLDYNKQIESEQPIKASRTKAVKPEVTPATDS from the coding sequence ATGAGTCAAGCAATAGGGATGATTGAAACAATGGGATTAGTTGGTTCCATTGAAGCAGCAGATGCCATGATTAAGTCTGCCAATGTGACGTTGATTAAACAAGAGATGATAGATGGTGGTATTGTAACTGTGGTTGTTCAGGGGGACGTTGGAGCTGTTCAAGCAGCGGTAGACGCTGGGCAAGAAGCAGCAAAAAGAGTAGGTCAATTATTAGGAGCTCATGTTATTCCACGTCCTGATCAAAGTGTTTACGATATGATCGAGCCACTCGATTACAACAAACAAATAGAATCCGAACAACCTATAAAAGCTTCCCGCACTAAAGCAGTGAAACCCGAAGTGACTCCAGCAACAGACTCATAG
- the mdh gene encoding malate dehydrogenase, with the protein MAFQRNKIAVIGAGYTGATVALMAAQKELGDIVLVDIPELENPAKGKALDILETGPVQRFNSKIIGTSNYEDIKEADMVIITAGIARKPGMSRDDLVSTNAKIMRAVSEQVKKYAPNSYVLILSNPVDAMTYVCYKTTGFPKNRVIGQSGVLDTARFNTFVAEELNISVEDISGFVLGGHGDDMVPLVRYSYAGGIPLEKIIPKDRLDAIVERTRKGGGEIVSLLGNGSAYYAPAAALVEMAEAIIRDKKRILPSIAYLEGEYGYKNLYLGVPTVIGGDGVESIIELPLTNEEKQALDKSVESVQSVLEICNI; encoded by the coding sequence TTGGCATTTCAAAGAAATAAAATTGCCGTAATAGGCGCTGGTTATACGGGGGCAACCGTAGCATTAATGGCTGCACAAAAAGAGTTAGGAGACATCGTGCTAGTAGATATCCCAGAGCTAGAAAACCCCGCCAAAGGGAAAGCACTTGATATATTGGAAACAGGACCAGTTCAGCGTTTTAATTCGAAGATTATTGGGACTTCGAATTATGAAGATATAAAAGAAGCCGACATGGTCATTATTACAGCTGGAATTGCAAGAAAACCAGGCATGAGTAGAGATGATCTTGTAAGTACAAATGCTAAGATAATGAGAGCTGTCTCCGAACAAGTGAAAAAGTACGCACCAAATAGCTATGTTCTCATATTAAGCAATCCGGTGGATGCCATGACTTACGTTTGCTATAAGACAACTGGATTTCCGAAAAATAGAGTAATTGGTCAGTCTGGGGTATTAGATACAGCACGTTTTAATACATTTGTTGCGGAGGAACTAAATATTTCGGTGGAAGATATATCGGGCTTTGTATTAGGTGGTCATGGTGATGATATGGTCCCACTCGTTCGCTATTCGTATGCAGGAGGAATTCCATTAGAAAAGATTATTCCGAAAGATAGATTAGATGCAATAGTAGAACGGACAAGAAAAGGGGGAGGCGAAATTGTTTCTCTTCTTGGCAATGGGAGTGCCTATTATGCCCCAGCGGCAGCACTGGTAGAAATGGCCGAAGCGATTATTCGAGACAAAAAACGAATACTACCCTCTATTGCTTATTTAGAGGGAGAATATGGCTATAAGAATTTGTATTTAGGTGTACCAACCGTAATTGGAGGAGACGGAGTAGAAAGTATTATTGAACTTCCATTAACGAATGAAGAGAAACAAGCTCTAGATAAATCAGTAGAATCTGTACAATCTGTTCTAGAAATATGTAACATTTAA
- the corA gene encoding magnesium/cobalt transporter CorA — protein MIRTIGITTDHEIVSDFPLEDIKQNKFEWYWIDIGEPSKEEELILSSFFHFHPLAIEDCLQRLQRPKVDYYEGYNFFVLHTFNEETLEAEELDMFVGQDYVVSFHFHPMHEMEQARERIKQNPQGWGRGAIHATYHIVDKVVDAYFPIVYKIEDYLNAVEDKLTYDMRHFSMDLVFDLRGDLLRLRRTVIPMRDLLYRILNSERMNLQQTEHTYFADIYDHLIRLTEMIESNRELTADIRDSHMSINSSRMNRIMMILTIVSTVFIPLTFIVGVYGMNFKNMPELEWKYSYFVVLGAIALIAVSMLGWFKYKGWFNLFKD, from the coding sequence ATGATTCGAACAATCGGTATAACGACTGATCATGAAATAGTAAGTGACTTTCCTTTAGAGGATATAAAACAAAATAAGTTTGAATGGTACTGGATTGATATCGGAGAACCCTCCAAGGAAGAGGAACTTATACTTAGTTCTTTTTTTCATTTTCACCCACTCGCTATTGAAGACTGCTTACAAAGACTGCAACGCCCTAAGGTGGATTATTATGAAGGATACAACTTCTTTGTTTTGCATACGTTTAACGAGGAAACATTAGAGGCAGAAGAGTTAGACATGTTTGTTGGTCAAGATTATGTAGTGTCCTTTCATTTCCATCCAATGCATGAAATGGAGCAAGCACGAGAGCGTATTAAACAGAATCCACAAGGCTGGGGTAGAGGTGCTATCCATGCAACTTATCATATTGTCGATAAAGTGGTGGACGCCTATTTTCCGATTGTCTACAAAATTGAAGACTACTTAAATGCTGTAGAAGACAAGCTCACTTATGATATGCGCCATTTTTCGATGGATTTGGTGTTTGATCTTCGAGGCGATTTACTCCGATTAAGACGTACAGTTATTCCTATGAGAGATTTACTTTATCGAATTTTAAATTCAGAACGAATGAATTTACAACAAACAGAGCACACCTACTTTGCAGATATTTACGATCATTTAATACGACTGACAGAGATGATTGAATCGAACCGGGAACTTACCGCCGATATCCGGGATAGTCATATGTCGATAAATTCTAGTCGGATGAACCGTATTATGATGATACTAACGATTGTATCAACCGTTTTTATCCCCTTAACGTTTATCGTGGGAGTATATGGAATGAACTTCAAGAACATGCCCGAGCTTGAGTGGAAATATAGTTATTTTGTAGTGTTGGGCGCTATCGCTCTCATTGCTGTTTCAATGCTTGGTTGGTTCAAATACAAGGGATGGTTTAACTTGTTTAAAGATTAA